One window of the Clostridium sp. MB40-C1 genome contains the following:
- a CDS encoding Rrf2 family transcriptional regulator, with translation MRFNQEVDYALRVVLYLCKLGYGEKIEAKVISEEENIPLRFLLKLLRKLKQAGIVQSYRGVSGGYALNKMPKDINLKSIVEAIEGPININKCLDDPTKCNLNRASTCEIHSVLQEVQNKILSELESVNFEQILEKSLEI, from the coding sequence ATGAGATTTAACCAAGAAGTAGATTATGCTTTAAGAGTTGTGTTATACCTATGTAAGTTAGGGTATGGTGAAAAAATAGAAGCAAAGGTTATTTCAGAAGAAGAAAATATCCCACTAAGGTTTTTATTAAAACTTTTAAGGAAATTAAAACAAGCAGGAATTGTTCAATCTTATAGAGGTGTTAGTGGAGGATATGCTCTTAACAAAATGCCTAAAGATATAAACTTAAAGAGTATTGTAGAGGCTATCGAAGGGCCTATTAATATAAATAAATGTCTTGATGATCCAACTAAATGCAATTTAAATAGAGCAAGTACCTGTGAAATACATTCGGTACTTCAGGAAGTACAAAACAAGATACTTTCAGAGTTAGAATCAGTAAATTTTGAACAGATTTTAGAAAAGAGCTTAGAAATTTAA
- a CDS encoding ABC transporter ATP-binding protein produces MVIETYDLTKQFDNKGGFKNISLSVKEGEVFSFLGKNGAGKSTFIRTLVGILYPTGGSGFILGEPIGNIEARKKMGYLPELFQYHSWLTGYELLFNHGLLYKMNKNDIKNRIDEVLQIVGLKGHEHKKVKQYSKGMKQRIGLGCAILCDPKLLFLDEPTSALDPVGRKHVRDIILRLKNEGKTIFLNTHLLSEVELVSDRVAILDKGEIKKIGNIKELMYSPLVLSIGNCSEKIINELKSFDPCLQKIDNEIEMHIHNDEAIPKIAESIVKNKGLLYMMKRKENILEELFIKTVGEEEEA; encoded by the coding sequence ATGGTTATAGAAACTTATGATTTGACAAAGCAATTTGATAATAAAGGTGGATTTAAAAATATTTCCCTCTCTGTTAAAGAGGGGGAAGTGTTTAGTTTTTTGGGGAAGAATGGTGCTGGAAAGAGTACATTTATTAGAACTTTAGTTGGAATACTTTATCCTACAGGAGGTAGTGGATTTATTCTTGGAGAGCCTATAGGAAATATTGAAGCTAGAAAGAAAATGGGGTATCTTCCAGAACTATTTCAGTATCACAGTTGGCTTACAGGGTATGAACTTTTATTTAATCATGGACTTTTATATAAAATGAATAAAAATGATATTAAAAACAGAATTGATGAAGTGCTTCAAATAGTTGGACTTAAAGGACATGAACATAAAAAAGTAAAGCAATATAGTAAAGGGATGAAGCAGAGAATTGGACTAGGATGCGCCATACTATGTGATCCAAAACTTCTTTTTTTAGATGAACCAACTAGTGCACTAGATCCTGTCGGAAGAAAACATGTTAGAGATATTATTTTGAGATTAAAAAATGAGGGTAAAACTATTTTTTTAAATACCCATTTATTAAGTGAAGTAGAACTTGTATCGGATAGAGTTGCAATTTTAGATAAAGGAGAAATTAAAAAAATTGGAAATATTAAAGAACTTATGTATTCACCATTAGTTCTTTCAATAGGCAATTGTAGTGAAAAAATAATAAATGAATTAAAAAGTTTTGATCCTTGTTTGCAAAAAATAGATAATGAAATTGAAATGCATATACATAACGATGAAGCTATTCCTAAAATTGCAGAAAGTATAGTAAAAAACAAAGGGCTTTTATATATGATGAAGAGAAAAGAAAATATACTTGAGGAACTATTTATTAAGACTGTAGGAGAGGAGGAAGAAGCATGA
- a CDS encoding ATP-binding protein, which produces MVKSLKTKNALIYLFFAIISTVVIVFSINSIYKLNKSIDKFMANNYKSIIAAANMLEAIEEQNNSIYMYIYGDKEKSLDKFISYNQVFNNWYTVEYNNITENEEKDYVIKINNYYNNYFKFFYKIQELKNSRGTSEAIKYYNSTIYPKFTALKNELRNLSELNEKAMFKSRETLIININKSINAIIFSTVIFVLSGFILLKYSTNKTLKSVDALMKTIKDVDEEKLPTLTPILSKDEIGQLAEEFNNMTHKLRKFEESTLGKVLAEKNKSITIVKSIPDPLIVLDNNYKILLLNKACEKLFFIEEATVLNTYFLDAINNTVLFDFIYSSSKSPENLEPKQKIICITCNGFNYYFDVLVRCVKDENKGMHGVVVVLQNITKTKELEKIKNDFVSVISHEFKTPLTSIMMGATLMEETDLGLLNEKQKQIIKTIKEDGYKLNNLVTNLLKLSKLESKESIFTISVCNINDIIKNSINNFKKQILNKKINLHYKENSTLPFVKVDPDKISWVINNLISNALKYIDNGDMIKIKTFLQEDKLCVSVIDNGRGIPEDYIEYIFNKFIQVTNEDSENDGTGLGLSIAKEIVEAHGGEIWCESQLNKGSSFTFTLPIANQ; this is translated from the coding sequence ATGGTTAAATCATTAAAAACTAAAAATGCTTTAATTTATCTATTTTTTGCAATAATATCCACTGTAGTAATTGTATTTTCTATAAATAGTATCTATAAATTAAACAAATCTATAGATAAATTCATGGCTAACAACTATAAAAGCATAATTGCAGCTGCTAATATGCTTGAAGCAATAGAAGAACAAAATAATTCAATTTACATGTATATTTATGGTGATAAAGAAAAAAGTTTAGATAAATTTATATCCTACAATCAAGTTTTTAATAATTGGTATACCGTGGAGTACAATAACATTACTGAAAATGAAGAAAAAGACTATGTTATAAAAATTAACAATTACTATAATAATTACTTTAAATTTTTTTATAAAATACAAGAACTAAAAAATTCTAGAGGTACTTCTGAGGCAATAAAATATTATAACTCAACAATTTATCCTAAATTTACTGCTTTAAAAAATGAGCTTAGAAATTTATCAGAGCTAAATGAGAAAGCTATGTTTAAGAGCAGAGAAACGTTAATAATTAACATTAACAAATCTATAAATGCAATTATATTTTCAACTGTTATATTCGTACTTAGTGGATTTATCCTATTAAAATATTCAACTAATAAAACCTTAAAATCAGTAGATGCTCTTATGAAAACAATAAAAGATGTAGATGAAGAAAAACTTCCTACATTAACTCCAATACTTTCTAAAGACGAAATTGGACAGTTAGCTGAAGAATTTAATAATATGACTCATAAATTAAGAAAGTTTGAAGAAAGTACTCTGGGAAAAGTTTTAGCTGAAAAAAATAAATCTATAACTATAGTAAAAAGCATTCCAGACCCTTTAATTGTTCTTGACAATAATTATAAAATACTCCTTTTAAATAAAGCTTGTGAAAAACTATTCTTTATAGAAGAAGCTACTGTGTTAAACACCTATTTTTTAGATGCTATTAATAATACTGTTTTATTTGATTTTATTTATTCTTCTTCAAAATCGCCTGAAAACCTAGAACCCAAGCAAAAAATTATTTGCATTACCTGTAATGGATTTAATTATTATTTTGATGTTTTGGTTAGATGCGTAAAAGATGAAAATAAAGGTATGCATGGGGTTGTTGTAGTTCTTCAGAATATAACAAAGACAAAAGAACTTGAAAAAATAAAAAATGATTTTGTATCCGTAATTTCTCATGAATTTAAAACGCCACTTACTTCTATAATGATGGGCGCTACATTAATGGAAGAAACTGATCTAGGCCTACTTAATGAAAAACAAAAGCAAATTATTAAAACAATAAAAGAAGATGGTTATAAACTAAATAATTTAGTAACTAATTTATTAAAACTATCTAAGCTAGAATCTAAAGAATCTATTTTTACCATAAGTGTTTGTAATATTAATGATATAATTAAAAATTCAATCAATAATTTTAAGAAACAAATTCTTAATAAAAAAATAAATTTACATTATAAAGAAAATAGTACTTTACCTTTTGTTAAAGTGGATCCTGACAAAATAAGCTGGGTAATTAACAATCTTATTTCTAATGCATTAAAATATATAGATAATGGTGATATGATAAAAATTAAAACTTTTTTGCAGGAAGATAAATTATGTGTATCTGTTATCGATAATGGTAGGGGAATTCCTGAAGATTATATTGAATATATATTTAATAAGTTTATACAAGTAACTAATGAAGATTCAGAAAATGATGGGACTGGTTTAGGTCTTTCTATTGCCAAAGAAATAGTTGAGGCTCATGGTGGTGAAATTTGGTGTGAAAGCCAACTTAACAAAGGTTCTTCATTTACATTCACCCTTCCAATTGCTAACCAATAA
- a CDS encoding BCCT family transporter: protein MIDLINKIKKERVFYISSISLVSILIYAFFNIKTFQIGLNKALNFLLNKCYWFYSGVMLSFFIFCVYLIVSKYGKIKLGGDNEKPEYNFMSWLAMLFCAGMGMGLVFWSISEPLMHYTNPLKGQPFTEEAKRFALGKSFLHWGTAAWACYAILALILAYMQFRKGKPALMSSALIPLIGEKRAKGWLGNLIDILTIFTTVAGVITSLGLGTLQINAGLNFLFNIPENIKVKLILIVIVTICYMTSAILGINKGIKILSDVNLFIAALVIMLTIVIGPTASMIENLFIGLGEYGKEILTTNNNIFLHGDWYNKWTLFYWAWWIAWAPPVGIFIARISRGRTIREFLLGVLIVPSLLCFVWFTVFGTMGFNVGSSLALEAVKNTQTTFFIIISKYPLGFLICSLVMILSMIFFVTSADSFTFVLGMLSSNGDLNPKSSKKIIWGIIQGALTVVFLLAGGLEMVQTASVVAAFPFAFVMIFSMISFKKSLKEEKEAVLRDKVVKEVAIGLKQKTME, encoded by the coding sequence GTGATAGATTTAATTAATAAGATAAAAAAAGAAAGGGTATTTTATATTTCAAGTATTAGTTTAGTTAGTATACTTATTTATGCATTTTTTAACATAAAGACTTTTCAAATAGGATTAAATAAAGCACTTAATTTTTTACTTAATAAATGCTATTGGTTTTATTCTGGAGTTATGTTAAGCTTTTTTATATTTTGCGTATATCTTATAGTAAGCAAATATGGGAAAATAAAATTAGGTGGAGATAATGAAAAGCCTGAGTATAATTTTATGTCTTGGCTTGCAATGCTTTTCTGTGCAGGAATGGGAATGGGACTTGTTTTCTGGTCTATATCAGAACCGTTAATGCATTATACAAATCCTCTTAAAGGTCAGCCTTTTACTGAGGAAGCAAAAAGGTTTGCTCTAGGAAAGTCATTTTTACATTGGGGTACCGCAGCTTGGGCATGTTATGCAATTCTTGCATTAATATTAGCATATATGCAGTTTAGAAAAGGGAAGCCTGCTTTAATGAGCAGTGCTTTAATACCTCTTATAGGAGAAAAAAGAGCTAAAGGATGGCTCGGAAATTTAATAGATATATTAACTATTTTTACTACTGTAGCAGGGGTTATCACTTCACTTGGACTTGGAACTTTGCAAATCAATGCAGGGCTTAACTTCTTATTTAATATTCCAGAAAATATAAAAGTAAAATTAATACTAATAGTTATAGTAACTATTTGCTATATGACTTCAGCTATATTAGGAATTAATAAAGGAATAAAAATTTTATCTGATGTTAACCTATTTATAGCGGCTTTGGTTATTATGCTTACGATAGTTATAGGACCTACAGCAAGTATGATAGAAAATCTATTCATAGGGTTGGGGGAATATGGAAAAGAAATTTTAACTACTAATAACAATATATTTTTACATGGTGATTGGTATAATAAGTGGACTTTATTTTACTGGGCATGGTGGATAGCATGGGCTCCTCCGGTGGGAATATTTATAGCTAGGATTTCAAGAGGAAGAACTATAAGAGAATTCTTACTAGGAGTATTAATAGTACCATCTTTATTATGCTTTGTATGGTTTACTGTATTTGGAACTATGGGATTTAATGTAGGAAGTTCATTAGCATTAGAAGCAGTTAAAAATACACAAACAACATTTTTTATTATTATAAGTAAGTATCCTTTAGGATTTTTAATATGTAGTTTGGTCATGATTTTATCAATGATATTTTTTGTAACTTCAGCAGATTCTTTTACTTTCGTTTTAGGAATGCTTTCTTCAAATGGAGATTTAAATCCTAAGAGTTCAAAGAAGATTATATGGGGAATAATTCAAGGTGCTTTAACTGTAGTATTTTTATTAGCAGGAGGTCTGGAAATGGTGCAGACAGCCTCAGTAGTAGCTGCTTTTCCTTTTGCCTTTGTAATGATATTTTCTATGATTTCTTTCAAGAAAAGTTTAAAAGAAGAAAAAGAGGCAGTATTAAGAGATAAGGTTGTAAAAGAAGTTGCAATAGGCCTGAAACAGAAGACGATGGAATAA
- a CDS encoding sigma-70 family RNA polymerase sigma factor, translated as MKEDEFQINYEKYYPIVYKQLYYLVGSNELAEDLTQEVFIKYYNSKDEIEFLGAWLSKVAVNTAFNYLRGEKRRIKREESIFEEVNNIFSMEDEIFRSEQIKEVRKILGDIPEKQRICLILKFSGYSYEEIHNVTNIPKNNIGQLISRGKQKFLQLYNREGEFNVL; from the coding sequence GTGAAAGAAGACGAATTTCAAATAAATTATGAAAAATACTATCCGATAGTTTATAAGCAACTTTATTATTTAGTTGGAAGTAATGAATTAGCAGAAGATTTAACTCAAGAAGTTTTTATAAAATACTATAACTCAAAGGATGAAATAGAGTTTTTAGGTGCATGGCTTTCAAAGGTTGCAGTAAATACAGCTTTTAATTACTTAAGAGGAGAAAAAAGAAGAATAAAAAGAGAAGAAAGTATTTTTGAAGAAGTAAATAACATTTTTTCCATGGAAGATGAAATATTTAGAAGTGAACAAATTAAAGAAGTAAGAAAAATTTTGGGTGATATACCAGAGAAGCAGAGGATATGTTTAATTTTAAAGTTTTCGGGATATTCTTATGAGGAAATTCACAATGTAACAAATATTCCTAAAAATAATATAGGGCAACTTATTTCCCGCGGCAAACAGAAATTTTTACAATTATATAATAGAGAAGGTGAATTCAATGTGCTATAA
- a CDS encoding helix-turn-helix transcriptional regulator, producing MKNKIKQLRKQFGLRQEDMAKKLGVTRQTINAIENNKYNPTLELAMKLARLLKTPVEEIFELDN from the coding sequence ATGAAAAATAAAATTAAACAGCTTCGTAAGCAATTTGGATTACGTCAGGAAGATATGGCAAAAAAATTAGGTGTTACTCGTCAAACAATTAATGCTATAGAAAATAATAAGTATAATCCAACACTTGAATTGGCTATGAAACTTGCTAGACTTTTGAAAACGCCTGTTGAAGAAATTTTTGAACTTGATAATTAA
- a CDS encoding ABC transporter permease, translating into MSTIIRLTFLEMKEKKILHITIILTAIFLALYGVAAKYAYVGLANQEAVVKLGFLSQFISMGIYVGGFIIAFLSVFSSVGAISSDIENGTYDAILSKPIARYEIVLGKFIGLLSILIPYVTIIYLGIIGINMFFGKGEVINFALGAIIRSLLIIYILPILLVSIGIFLSCRTSTVGAGVILVILYFLGMIGGFLERISFVLTDQVAKSVISNIGIITSLIIPSDIVYRKASSILFTTKSGLNFNIESMLGGNVQPSSFMMIYITIYIIAMIILAIRKFQKRDL; encoded by the coding sequence ATGAGTACTATAATAAGACTTACATTTCTTGAAATGAAAGAAAAGAAAATACTACATATCACTATTATACTTACCGCTATTTTTCTTGCTCTTTATGGAGTTGCTGCAAAGTATGCATATGTTGGTTTAGCAAATCAAGAAGCTGTTGTTAAGTTGGGATTTTTGAGTCAATTTATATCTATGGGTATTTATGTTGGTGGGTTTATAATAGCTTTTTTATCTGTATTTTCAAGTGTAGGTGCAATTTCATCAGACATTGAAAATGGTACTTATGATGCTATTTTATCAAAACCTATAGCAAGATACGAAATAGTATTAGGAAAATTTATTGGGCTTTTATCAATACTTATTCCTTATGTAACCATAATATATTTAGGTATTATAGGTATAAATATGTTTTTTGGAAAAGGAGAAGTTATTAATTTTGCATTAGGAGCAATAATAAGATCTTTATTGATAATTTATATTTTGCCTATACTTTTGGTTTCAATAGGAATATTTTTAAGTTGCCGTACATCAACAGTAGGAGCAGGAGTTATATTAGTTATTTTATATTTTTTAGGTATGATAGGAGGCTTTTTAGAAAGAATAAGCTTTGTTTTAACAGATCAGGTTGCAAAATCAGTTATTAGTAATATAGGAATTATAACAAGTCTTATAATTCCTTCTGATATAGTATATAGAAAAGCATCTTCCATTTTATTTACAACTAAATCGGGATTGAATTTTAATATAGAAAGTATGCTGGGGGGAAATGTTCAGCCTAGTTCTTTTATGATGATTTATATTACTATTTATATTATAGCTATGATTATTTTAGCTATTAGAAAATTTCAAAAGAGGGATTTATAG
- a CDS encoding methyl-accepting chemotaxis protein, with protein MKASVKTKLISLVVFFILLIAGESIYSSSVLKNVNQHSTTIAYKVLPALKYSQLVNTLTSDFRISQYEHIISSSKEEMGNNEKIMEELNNEIQESLNNYKNTINGGEDEKLYNEVTSSWEQYLILNKKVIGLSNQMKTQEAMAIMKGEGKNYFDKVSEDLEKLVSFNEKASKQLSDEGDSAYNVTKKIFVALSLIIIIISSFIAFIIIKSILSPINLLKGELETLATSGGDLTKRIEVNSKDEFKELANAFNQFISNLREIILEVNNKTRITTENVESIAKNMEELNGEIEDVHATTEQLSAGMQETAASTEEMNATAFEINQAVELIAQKAEEGVSSSLEVNNRAIALREKALNAENDTSTIYDSTKEKLEQAIEDCKVVENINIFSETILNISSQTNLLALNAAIEASRAGEAGKGFSVVAEEIRKLAEQSNLTVNEIKKVTAVVLSAVENLSNGALEVLDFINNKVLKDYSNMVKIGDDYKKDAEVFNRLMDDFNNTSNEVKYAINSLTTAIEEITTSTTEGANNTTSIAQSTMIVTDKSGDIIKQTEDSKENAEGLIQVISKFTV; from the coding sequence ATGAAAGCAAGTGTAAAAACCAAATTAATATCATTAGTAGTATTTTTTATATTACTAATAGCAGGAGAATCTATATACTCTAGTAGTGTTCTTAAAAATGTAAATCAGCATTCTACTACTATAGCTTATAAAGTATTGCCAGCTTTAAAATATTCTCAACTAGTAAATACTTTAACTTCAGATTTTAGAATATCTCAATATGAGCATATAATATCTTCATCTAAAGAAGAGATGGGTAATAATGAAAAAATTATGGAAGAACTAAATAATGAAATCCAGGAAAGTTTAAATAACTATAAAAATACTATTAATGGAGGAGAAGACGAAAAATTATATAATGAGGTAACCAGTTCTTGGGAGCAATATTTAATTTTAAATAAAAAAGTCATTGGATTAAGTAATCAAATGAAAACACAAGAAGCTATGGCAATAATGAAAGGTGAAGGTAAAAATTATTTTGATAAAGTTAGTGAAGATCTTGAAAAGTTAGTATCTTTTAATGAAAAAGCAAGTAAGCAGTTAAGTGATGAAGGTGATTCAGCATATAATGTGACAAAAAAAATATTTGTAGCATTAAGTTTAATAATAATAATTATAAGTTCATTTATAGCATTTATTATTATAAAAAGTATTCTAAGCCCTATTAATTTATTAAAAGGTGAATTAGAAACTTTAGCAACTAGTGGTGGAGATTTAACTAAAAGAATTGAAGTTAATTCTAAAGATGAGTTTAAAGAGTTAGCAAATGCTTTTAATCAATTTATATCAAATTTAAGAGAAATTATTTTAGAAGTTAATAATAAAACAAGAATTACTACTGAAAATGTAGAAAGTATAGCTAAAAATATGGAAGAATTAAATGGTGAAATAGAGGATGTTCATGCAACTACAGAACAATTATCAGCAGGAATGCAAGAAACAGCTGCATCTACAGAAGAAATGAATGCTACAGCCTTTGAAATAAACCAAGCTGTTGAGTTAATAGCTCAAAAAGCAGAAGAGGGAGTAAGTTCTTCCTTAGAAGTTAACAATAGAGCTATAGCTTTAAGAGAAAAGGCTTTAAATGCTGAAAATGATACAAGCACTATATATGACAGTACTAAAGAAAAATTGGAACAAGCTATAGAGGATTGTAAAGTAGTAGAAAATATAAACATATTCTCAGAAACTATACTTAATATATCTTCTCAAACAAACCTTTTAGCTTTAAATGCTGCTATAGAAGCTTCAAGAGCAGGAGAGGCAGGTAAAGGATTCTCAGTGGTTGCAGAGGAAATAAGAAAATTAGCAGAACAATCTAATCTTACTGTAAATGAAATTAAAAAAGTAACAGCAGTAGTATTAAGTGCAGTTGAGAATTTGTCTAATGGAGCGTTAGAAGTATTAGATTTTATAAATAATAAAGTATTAAAAGATTACTCTAATATGGTTAAAATAGGTGATGATTATAAAAAGGACGCGGAAGTATTTAATAGGCTTATGGATGACTTTAACAATACTTCTAATGAAGTAAAATATGCAATTAATAGTCTAACAACTGCTATAGAGGAAATAACTACTTCAACAACAGAAGGAGCTAATAATACTACTAGTATTGCTCAAAGTACTATGATAGTCACTGACAAATCAGGAGATATAATAAAACAAACAGAAGATTCAAAGGAAAATGCAGAAGGATTAATTCAAGTAATATCTAAGTTTACAGTTTAA
- a CDS encoding FMN-dependent NADH-azoreductase, whose product MKKLLYISVNSKPENMSVSKTIGREFVNRFLSKNTDYVLEELDIYNEDIPEINHKLVNGVADTVCGSEYNSLSQEDKKAVDRINQLCDQFVSADTYVIAAPMWSVSFPSRLKRYLDCVILNNKVIKVAPDEIKGLLNDKERNMIYIQSSGGIYPKIFSGQFNHGVDYCHDIFKFLGINKFEKILIQGVNMPEIGRDEAISRAYEDVDRVINKLSREPILGGRV is encoded by the coding sequence TTGAAAAAATTATTATATATTTCGGTTAACTCAAAACCAGAAAATATGTCTGTAAGTAAAACTATAGGAAGGGAATTTGTAAACAGATTTCTTAGTAAAAACACAGATTATGTTTTAGAAGAATTAGATATTTATAATGAAGATATACCTGAGATAAATCATAAATTAGTGAATGGAGTAGCAGATACTGTTTGTGGCTCTGAGTATAACTCTTTGTCACAAGAAGATAAAAAAGCAGTTGATAGAATAAATCAATTGTGTGATCAGTTTGTAAGTGCAGATACTTATGTAATTGCTGCACCAATGTGGAGTGTGAGCTTTCCATCGAGACTTAAAAGATACTTAGATTGTGTTATACTTAACAATAAAGTAATTAAAGTGGCACCAGATGAGATAAAAGGTCTTTTGAATGATAAAGAAAGAAATATGATTTATATTCAATCTTCAGGAGGAATTTATCCAAAAATATTTAGTGGTCAATTTAATCATGGAGTTGATTACTGTCATGATATATTTAAATTTCTTGGTATAAATAAATTTGAAAAAATACTTATTCAAGGTGTTAATATGCCTGAGATTGGCAGAGATGAAGCTATAAGTAGGGCATATGAAGATGTTGATAGAGTTATTAATAAATTATCTAGAGAACCAATATTAGGAGGTAGAGTTTAA
- a CDS encoding response regulator: protein MKKALIVDDTKNIRMLLTTCLEVMGYEVVTASNGQEALDLFEHNTFDLALIDIKMIKISGTEVLRKIRAKGIDTPVVIMTAFATVKNAVECTKLGAAAYLQKPFTAEKIKIILSEIENSNEIDSNLINLISKSKEMINNGDINEAFNILKKALSINPSYSECYTLIGKIYELKGDIEKAKKFYKASKCFD, encoded by the coding sequence ATGAAAAAAGCATTAATTGTAGACGATACAAAGAATATTAGAATGTTGCTTACAACTTGTTTAGAAGTTATGGGATATGAAGTTGTAACAGCAAGCAACGGACAAGAAGCATTAGATTTATTTGAACATAATACATTCGATTTAGCATTAATTGATATAAAAATGATTAAAATAAGTGGAACTGAAGTTTTAAGGAAAATAAGAGCTAAGGGTATTGATACTCCTGTAGTTATCATGACTGCTTTTGCCACAGTAAAAAATGCTGTTGAATGCACTAAACTTGGTGCAGCAGCCTATCTTCAAAAACCTTTTACTGCTGAAAAAATCAAAATAATTTTATCTGAAATAGAAAACTCTAACGAAATAGATTCAAATCTTATAAATCTTATATCAAAATCTAAAGAAATGATTAATAATGGAGATATAAATGAAGCATTTAATATTCTAAAAAAAGCTCTATCAATTAATCCAAGTTACTCAGAATGTTATACATTAATTGGTAAAATATACGAATTAAAAGGCGATATTGAAAAAGCTAAAAAATTTTATAAAGCCTCTAAATGTTTTGATTAA
- a CDS encoding anti-sigma factor produces MCYKLEELQEIIDNTYEGDINEALFHIENCPHCRTNFQRLKQQDKFIESALQIDMEIPQRRPINIKTVDFKEKSKRRIFNMSKKTRKWSAVAAGIALCGGLLCMEPVRTKAADFLKTFRMQEITSISINQSDFNEINRIFSEGKGSKNINDIAKINVSSNGKNVDLQSPRSEEDIKKQLGVENVIRPLKGFEYSYISKQPKTTVSIKLDVNKTNDILSYLGEKSKLPKSLHEKTFSLQVGDIVTYDFVEKSSDNKQKKYIGVTKMTEPTVQIPKDIDEKEVIKALFSMKFLPENIKKQFMGIDDLTSVIPIPYDSEHQSKKDIIINGQKAVLIKDKSLNYINLYFKEKDDFYIIDSNLTIDEVLSFVKEMK; encoded by the coding sequence ATGTGCTATAAATTAGAGGAACTGCAGGAGATAATTGACAATACTTATGAAGGAGATATAAATGAGGCTTTGTTCCACATAGAAAATTGCCCTCATTGTAGGACAAATTTTCAAAGATTAAAGCAACAAGATAAATTTATAGAGAGTGCTTTGCAAATAGATATGGAAATACCGCAGCGTCGTCCAATTAATATTAAAACAGTGGATTTTAAAGAAAAAAGTAAAAGGAGGATTTTTAATATGAGTAAGAAAACTAGAAAATGGTCCGCAGTAGCAGCTGGAATTGCTTTGTGTGGTGGATTATTATGCATGGAGCCTGTTAGAACAAAAGCAGCAGATTTTTTAAAGACTTTTCGTATGCAAGAAATTACAAGTATTTCAATTAATCAATCTGATTTTAATGAGATAAACAGAATATTTTCTGAGGGGAAAGGCTCTAAAAACATAAATGATATTGCTAAGATAAATGTTTCTTCAAATGGAAAAAATGTTGATTTACAATCTCCAAGAAGTGAAGAAGATATAAAAAAACAATTAGGTGTAGAAAATGTAATTAGACCATTAAAAGGTTTTGAGTATAGTTATATTTCTAAACAGCCAAAAACAACTGTATCTATAAAATTAGATGTAAATAAAACTAATGATATATTAAGTTACTTAGGTGAAAAAAGTAAACTTCCTAAATCTTTACATGAAAAGACTTTTTCTCTTCAGGTTGGAGATATAGTGACTTATGATTTTGTAGAAAAGAGCTCTGATAATAAACAAAAGAAATATATTGGTGTGACTAAAATGACTGAGCCAACAGTACAAATTCCTAAAGATATAGATGAAAAAGAGGTTATAAAAGCGTTATTTTCTATGAAATTCTTACCAGAAAATATTAAGAAACAGTTTATGGGAATTGATGATTTGACATCTGTAATCCCAATACCTTATGATTCAGAGCACCAAAGTAAAAAAGATATAATTATTAATGGACAGAAGGCTGTTTTAATTAAAGATAAAAGCTTAAATTATATAAATCTATATTTTAAAGAAAAAGATGATTTTTACATTATAGATAGTAACCTTACTATTGATGAAGTGCTATCTTTTGTAAAGGAGATGAAATAG